In a single window of the Tellurirhabdus bombi genome:
- a CDS encoding dihydrolipoamide acetyltransferase family protein, whose translation MGLIDMVMPKMGESIMECTVIQWIKKPGDRIEADDSILEVATDKVDTEVPSSHSGVLKELLVKDGDVVAVGAPIARIEVGAEESASASEATPDPAGETVEQDVASAAAKLETDIEVLSSRNPDIRTDAETTPASGRFYSPLVLSIAKTEGIPGEELAKIPGSGAENRLTKNDLLAYVEQRQSQPVPEKQEQVVPKTPAPAPRQSDVKEQQTPAQTSSPDIIQMDRMRKMIAERMVDSKRVAPHVTSFVETDMTLVAQWRERVKKSFQQQYGENITFTPILIEAVVKAIRDFPMINVSVDGDKILVKKSINVGMAVALPSGNLIVPVIHDADQYNLVGLAKKVGDLTRRARENKLTADDLANGTYTISNIGTFGNIMGTPIILQPQVAIMAFGAIQKKPAVIETPQGDLIGIRQKMFISHSYDHRVVDGSLGGQFVKRVSDYLEAFDPERSLI comes from the coding sequence ATGGGACTGATTGATATGGTGATGCCCAAAATGGGCGAAAGTATTATGGAATGTACGGTGATTCAGTGGATTAAAAAACCTGGAGACCGTATTGAGGCCGATGACTCTATCCTGGAAGTAGCTACGGATAAGGTAGACACGGAGGTTCCTTCCTCGCATTCCGGAGTTTTAAAAGAATTGTTGGTTAAGGATGGCGATGTAGTGGCTGTCGGCGCTCCGATTGCCCGCATTGAAGTAGGTGCCGAAGAAAGTGCGTCTGCATCCGAGGCCACGCCCGACCCAGCCGGAGAAACGGTAGAGCAGGACGTAGCCAGCGCGGCGGCGAAACTAGAGACTGATATAGAGGTGCTTTCATCGCGGAACCCGGATATACGTACGGATGCCGAAACCACCCCGGCTTCGGGTCGTTTCTACTCGCCGCTGGTTCTGAGTATTGCCAAGACCGAAGGAATTCCGGGGGAGGAATTGGCTAAAATCCCCGGTAGCGGGGCCGAAAACCGCCTGACTAAAAATGATTTACTAGCCTATGTGGAGCAACGGCAGTCGCAACCCGTTCCTGAAAAACAGGAACAAGTTGTACCCAAAACCCCTGCTCCCGCTCCTCGCCAGTCAGATGTAAAAGAGCAACAGACGCCCGCCCAGACTTCATCACCGGATATCATTCAGATGGATCGCATGCGGAAGATGATTGCAGAACGAATGGTTGACTCGAAGCGGGTGGCTCCCCACGTCACCTCGTTTGTCGAGACCGATATGACTCTTGTTGCCCAATGGCGTGAGCGGGTGAAAAAGTCTTTTCAGCAGCAGTACGGCGAAAACATAACGTTCACACCGATTCTGATTGAGGCCGTTGTTAAAGCCATTCGCGACTTTCCAATGATTAACGTTTCGGTCGATGGCGATAAGATCCTCGTCAAGAAGTCCATCAACGTTGGTATGGCTGTTGCTTTACCGAGTGGCAATCTGATCGTACCTGTCATTCACGATGCTGATCAATATAACCTGGTTGGTTTAGCAAAAAAGGTTGGTGATCTGACCCGCCGCGCCCGGGAAAACAAATTGACTGCCGATGACTTGGCTAACGGTACGTACACGATTTCAAATATCGGCACTTTCGGCAACATCATGGGTACGCCTATCATTCTTCAGCCCCAGGTGGCCATCATGGCTTTTGGGGCCATTCAGAAGAAACCTGCCGTGATTGAAACGCCCCAGGGCGACCTGATCGGCATTCGTCAGAAAATGTTTATTTCCCACAGTTATGACCACCGTGTGGTCGATGGCTCCCTGGGTGGCCAGTTTGTCAAACGTGTTTCGGATTACCTCGAGGCATTTGACCCCGAACGAAGCCTAATTTAA
- a CDS encoding 5' nucleotidase, NT5C type, with translation MKPRIAIDMDDVLADTTGQFITIYCRDFDPSALPQQFRDESFHELLEEKVYRQLSDYVYEPGFFADIPVMEEAQEVTQQLAEKYDLFVTTAAMEFRNSFVDKFDWLDRYFAHIPWQNRVFCGDKSILRADIMIDDLPRNLQSFQGEGLLFHAPHNRDEQGFKRVRSWREIAQILL, from the coding sequence ATGAAACCTCGCATTGCTATCGACATGGATGATGTACTGGCCGACACCACCGGCCAGTTTATCACAATTTATTGCCGCGACTTTGATCCCAGCGCGCTCCCTCAGCAATTTAGAGATGAGTCATTCCATGAGTTACTGGAAGAAAAAGTCTATCGCCAACTGAGTGATTATGTGTATGAACCCGGCTTTTTTGCCGACATTCCCGTTATGGAAGAGGCTCAGGAAGTCACTCAGCAGTTAGCTGAAAAGTATGACCTATTTGTAACCACTGCAGCTATGGAGTTTCGTAATTCCTTTGTCGATAAGTTCGATTGGCTTGACCGTTATTTTGCGCATATTCCTTGGCAGAACCGCGTTTTCTGTGGCGATAAAAGCATTTTGCGAGCGGATATTATGATCGATGATTTACCCCGCAACCTTCAATCGTTTCAGGGAGAAGGCCTTCTTTTTCACGCTCCCCATAACCGCGATGAACAGGGATTCAAACGCGTCCGTAGCTGGCGGGAAATTGCCCAAATTCTCCTGTAA
- a CDS encoding acyl-CoA desaturase, producing the protein MVIVLFVFLAHWYLSLFCQTFFLHRYAAHKMFTMSKVWERFFYFLTYVSQGSSYLSPRAYAVLHRMHHAFSDTPKDPHSPHNSTNVFTMMWKTKDIYNAVLRRNRTVEPQFDRNYPEWTLIEKIGDSWISRVGWGVVYSLFYIFAFVYLDMHWVFFFLLPIHFLMGPIHGAIVNWSGHKYGYSNFDNHDKSKNSLIFDLLMMGELFQNNHHKRPNAANFGARWWEFDPTYPIIKLLSGVGIIKMRPAKISVNNKEFETGHDRRIDIAPIDTNKSKATL; encoded by the coding sequence GTGGTCATTGTATTATTTGTTTTTTTAGCGCACTGGTATTTATCACTTTTCTGCCAGACGTTCTTTCTCCACCGCTACGCAGCTCACAAAATGTTTACGATGAGCAAGGTATGGGAGCGGTTTTTTTATTTCCTAACCTACGTTTCGCAAGGTTCCTCGTATCTGAGTCCGCGGGCTTATGCTGTTCTGCACCGGATGCACCACGCCTTTAGCGATACACCTAAAGATCCACACTCACCGCATAATAGCACGAATGTGTTTACGATGATGTGGAAGACCAAAGACATTTATAATGCCGTTTTGCGCCGCAACCGCACTGTAGAGCCGCAATTTGATCGGAACTATCCAGAATGGACTTTAATTGAGAAGATTGGCGATTCGTGGATCTCGCGGGTTGGCTGGGGTGTTGTTTACTCCCTGTTCTACATTTTCGCGTTTGTTTACCTGGATATGCACTGGGTGTTTTTCTTCCTGCTGCCGATTCACTTCCTGATGGGCCCAATTCACGGTGCTATCGTAAACTGGAGCGGTCACAAATACGGATATTCAAACTTTGATAACCACGATAAGTCTAAAAACTCGTTGATTTTTGACTTGTTGATGATGGGTGAATTGTTCCAGAATAACCACCACAAACGTCCTAATGCCGCCAACTTTGGTGCTCGCTGGTGGGAGTTTGACCCGACTTATCCAATTATTAAATTGTTGTCGGGAGTTGGGATTATCAAGATGCGTCCGGCTAAGATCAGTGTGAACAACAAGGAATTTGAAACGGGCCACGATCGCCGTATTGATATTGCGCCGATTGATACGAACAAATCGAAAGCTACGTTGTAA
- a CDS encoding DUF4159 domain-containing protein, translating to MKILLFFLIIASGFLPNAQAQYSYKIAKLKYNGGGDWYANKTSLPNLIKFANANLRMNIFPEEDIVEVGSPELFSYPFVHMTGHGNVLFTDAEAQNLRRYLVSGGFLHVDDNYGLDKFIRREMKKVFPELSFIELPYNHPVYSQKFKFPNGLPKVHEHDAKSPQGYGLIWEGRLVCFYSYECDLGNGWEDQSVYNDPEELRQQALRMGANLLQYSTTSY from the coding sequence ATGAAAATATTACTATTCTTTCTGATTATTGCGAGTGGCTTTCTGCCCAATGCCCAGGCGCAGTATTCGTACAAAATTGCTAAGCTTAAATACAACGGTGGGGGAGATTGGTACGCGAATAAGACCTCGCTGCCCAACCTCATCAAATTTGCCAATGCCAATCTTCGAATGAATATTTTTCCGGAAGAAGATATTGTGGAAGTAGGCAGCCCCGAATTGTTTTCCTATCCTTTTGTGCACATGACCGGACACGGCAATGTGCTTTTTACCGATGCGGAAGCGCAGAATTTGCGGCGTTATCTAGTTTCTGGGGGCTTTTTGCATGTTGATGACAATTACGGTCTGGACAAATTCATCCGTCGGGAGATGAAAAAGGTGTTTCCCGAACTTTCATTTATCGAACTACCTTATAATCACCCGGTTTATAGCCAAAAGTTCAAATTCCCGAATGGTTTGCCTAAAGTGCATGAACACGATGCCAAGTCCCCGCAAGGCTACGGTTTGATTTGGGAAGGCCGTCTGGTGTGTTTTTATAGCTACGAATGTGATCTGGGCAACGGGTGGGAAGACCAGAGTGTTTACAACGATCCCGAAGAATTGCGACAGCAGGCGCTCAGAATGGGAGCTAACCTGTTGCAGTATTCAACTACCTCTTATTGA
- a CDS encoding 16S rRNA (uracil(1498)-N(3))-methyltransferase, with the protein MHLFYQPNASKEPFLSEEESRHCVKTLRLGKGDSISVTDGHGNQFSCVIETADPRRCQFRIVDQHAETPRPYSIHLAVAPTKNLDRTEWFIEKAVELGVDRLSFFIGQHSERRVLKTDRVEKIAVAAMKQSLQAYLPQIDPLVAFQEILALPADQRFLAHLPEGEEKPASLLRTAKPTGKLLVLIGPEGDFSEKEISAAVQAGFQMVTLGATRLRTETAALAACHILNLLPIL; encoded by the coding sequence ATGCATCTTTTTTACCAACCTAATGCCAGTAAAGAGCCTTTTCTGAGCGAGGAAGAGTCGCGACACTGTGTCAAGACGCTTCGGCTTGGAAAAGGCGATTCTATTTCCGTAACCGATGGACACGGAAATCAATTTAGTTGCGTTATAGAAACTGCCGACCCGCGCCGTTGTCAGTTTCGGATTGTAGACCAGCACGCGGAAACGCCACGGCCTTATTCCATCCATCTGGCCGTTGCGCCGACCAAAAACCTGGATCGTACGGAGTGGTTTATTGAGAAGGCTGTGGAATTGGGCGTTGATCGGCTCAGTTTTTTTATTGGGCAGCATTCGGAGCGACGGGTTCTAAAAACGGATCGGGTCGAGAAAATTGCGGTAGCGGCTATGAAGCAATCGTTGCAGGCGTACTTGCCGCAAATCGATCCGTTGGTCGCTTTTCAGGAAATACTGGCGCTACCTGCCGATCAGCGCTTTCTGGCGCATTTACCGGAAGGCGAAGAAAAACCAGCGTCCTTGCTTCGGACAGCCAAGCCCACCGGAAAACTGCTCGTGCTGATCGGGCCTGAAGGCGATTTTTCAGAAAAAGAAATCAGTGCCGCTGTGCAGGCTGGTTTTCAAATGGTTACTCTGGGTGCTACGCGGCTTCGGACAGAAACAGCCGCTCTGGCAGCCTGTCATATATTGAATTTATTGCCTATTTTGTAA
- a CDS encoding M28 family metallopeptidase yields MPFQIESFLRDLTRLPHRGAATIYEKEAIDLLTSVLRRQKADVAVEPFRTPHTYINIVYWLTASQVFGLLTLPYLGPVSVMVTWLSVVGAWLYFNWRYSPVTQLPPTTTSHNIIGRWKADETRPEPSLKLILMAHYDTAPISLLYQPGQVGSFRLSLIGSLVMMLLSGIWVTVNLFDLSSQVLTYARWAFAAYFVLLAILTTLGYWLYGYTNGASDNATGVAAALATAERMRQHSLPGLDLEVVLTGAEEVGMIGARHYLEKHIQEWPLHRTAVINFDTLGNGKLHLIRETGTVEAIRYTNELFLEAEKLMALRDFRENVAIGDWHTADFDSVWFVREGIPVITLTALDRNGQMPNIHRKEDQLMRTNLSAIGVAVDLAEQTLVRYYQSLATATKQL; encoded by the coding sequence ATGCCGTTTCAAATCGAATCCTTTTTGCGCGACTTGACCCGGTTACCTCACCGGGGTGCAGCAACAATTTATGAAAAAGAGGCCATTGACTTGCTGACATCGGTGCTTCGTAGGCAAAAAGCCGACGTTGCGGTTGAGCCTTTTCGGACCCCCCATACGTATATCAATATTGTTTACTGGCTGACGGCGAGTCAGGTCTTTGGTCTTCTGACGCTGCCTTATTTGGGACCGGTTTCGGTTATGGTCACCTGGCTGAGTGTGGTGGGGGCTTGGCTTTATTTTAACTGGCGTTATTCGCCAGTTACGCAGTTGCCGCCCACGACAACTTCTCACAACATAATTGGTCGCTGGAAAGCGGACGAAACCCGGCCTGAGCCAAGCCTGAAACTAATCCTGATGGCTCATTACGATACCGCGCCTATTTCATTATTGTATCAGCCGGGACAGGTGGGATCTTTCAGACTCAGCCTGATTGGCTCGTTAGTTATGATGCTGCTGTCGGGAATCTGGGTAACAGTCAACCTTTTTGATCTCTCAAGCCAGGTACTTACGTACGCGCGTTGGGCTTTTGCGGCCTATTTTGTTCTGTTGGCTATTCTAACGACTTTGGGGTATTGGCTATACGGCTATACAAACGGGGCCAGTGACAATGCAACGGGAGTGGCTGCGGCGTTGGCAACAGCCGAACGGATGCGTCAACACAGCTTGCCGGGCCTCGATTTAGAAGTAGTGCTGACGGGTGCCGAGGAAGTAGGTATGATTGGAGCACGGCATTACCTGGAAAAACACATTCAGGAATGGCCCTTGCACCGAACTGCCGTCATTAATTTTGATACGCTCGGTAACGGAAAACTGCATCTCATTCGCGAGACCGGCACTGTGGAAGCGATTCGCTACACAAACGAGCTTTTTTTGGAAGCGGAAAAATTAATGGCATTACGGGATTTTCGCGAGAATGTAGCCATCGGTGACTGGCATACGGCAGATTTCGACAGCGTTTGGTTCGTTCGGGAAGGAATACCCGTGATTACGTTAACGGCCCTGGATCGAAACGGGCAGATGCCTAATATTCACCGGAAGGAAGACCAACTCATGCGTACCAATCTATCGGCAATTGGCGTAGCGGTTGATTTAGCAGAACAAACGTTGGTCCGTTACTATCAATCACTGGCAACCGCCACGAAGCAGCTTTAA
- the namA gene encoding NADPH dehydrogenase NamA, producing the protein MAHLFSPLTIRSVHFKNRIAVSPMCQYSSEDGFSTDWHLVHLGSRAVGGAALIITEATAISPEGRISPDDLGIWKDEHIPGLLRITSFVEQHGAVAGIQLAHAGRKASHQRPWDGGAALPPDAERGWQTVAPSPIPFAETDPMPVALTSEGIEKIIADFGTAAHRALQAGFKVIELHAAHGYLIHAFLSPVSNQRTDKYGGSFENRIRFLLEIIERVQTVWPGDLPLFVRISATDWTEGAWTPDDSVQLATILKDKGVDLIDCSTGGNVAQAKIPLSPGYQVPFAEKVKKEADILTGAVGLITTAEQANEIITTGQADFVLLARESLRDPYFPLHAAHQLGVDVPWLPQYVRAKPR; encoded by the coding sequence ATGGCTCATCTTTTTAGTCCGCTAACCATTCGCAGTGTTCATTTCAAAAACCGAATTGCCGTTTCACCCATGTGCCAATATTCCAGCGAAGATGGATTTTCCACAGATTGGCATTTGGTGCATCTCGGAAGTCGAGCGGTTGGTGGTGCGGCGCTTATTATTACTGAAGCAACCGCTATTTCACCAGAAGGGCGTATTTCACCGGATGATCTTGGTATCTGGAAAGACGAACATATCCCCGGTTTGTTGCGTATTACTTCTTTCGTGGAACAGCACGGAGCAGTTGCCGGCATTCAATTGGCTCACGCAGGCCGCAAAGCCAGTCACCAGCGGCCCTGGGACGGTGGAGCAGCCCTCCCACCCGATGCCGAACGTGGCTGGCAAACTGTGGCTCCCAGCCCTATTCCTTTCGCCGAAACCGATCCAATGCCGGTGGCTTTGACCAGCGAAGGCATTGAGAAAATAATTGCTGATTTTGGCACCGCCGCCCACCGGGCCTTGCAGGCAGGCTTTAAAGTTATTGAGCTTCACGCCGCTCATGGCTACCTGATTCACGCCTTCCTCTCCCCCGTTAGCAACCAGCGTACTGACAAATACGGTGGCTCATTCGAAAATCGGATTCGGTTTTTACTGGAAATTATTGAACGCGTTCAAACGGTTTGGCCGGGCGATTTGCCGCTATTTGTCCGTATTTCGGCCACCGACTGGACAGAGGGCGCCTGGACACCCGACGATTCTGTGCAATTGGCGACGATTCTCAAAGACAAAGGGGTTGACCTGATTGACTGCTCAACCGGCGGTAATGTAGCACAGGCTAAAATCCCTTTAAGCCCTGGCTATCAGGTTCCTTTTGCGGAGAAAGTTAAAAAAGAGGCCGATATTTTAACGGGAGCCGTTGGCTTGATTACGACCGCAGAGCAAGCCAACGAGATCATTACAACCGGGCAGGCGGACTTCGTTTTATTAGCCCGCGAATCGTTACGAGATCCGTATTTTCCCTTGCATGCAGCGCATCAACTGGGCGTCGATGTTCCCTGGCTGCCGCAGTATGTCCGGGCCAAACCGCGCTGA
- a CDS encoding VOC family protein, translating into MDYTIPANTRIGHVHLKVANLDRSLAFYCDLLGFSLVTTYSADAAFISAGGYHHHIGLNTWYSKNAPPAPVRSAGLFHTAILYPTRKDLAVAFRRLREANYPISGASDHGVSEAIYLDDPDQNGVELYWDRPRELWPSKPDGSLEMYTRPLNLQGLLGELL; encoded by the coding sequence ATGGATTACACCATTCCGGCCAATACCCGAATTGGCCACGTTCATTTGAAAGTTGCCAATCTGGACCGTTCGCTGGCCTTCTATTGCGATTTGCTGGGATTTTCGCTGGTGACAACCTATAGTGCAGATGCTGCTTTTATTTCGGCAGGGGGCTATCACCATCACATTGGCCTGAATACCTGGTATAGCAAAAATGCACCGCCAGCACCCGTGCGTAGTGCCGGATTATTCCACACCGCTATCTTGTACCCGACTCGCAAGGATTTAGCCGTCGCTTTTCGGCGGCTGCGCGAAGCAAACTACCCGATCTCGGGGGCTTCGGATCATGGCGTTTCGGAAGCCATTTACCTGGACGATCCCGACCAGAACGGCGTTGAACTGTATTGGGATCGTCCGCGGGAATTATGGCCTAGCAAACCCGATGGCTCACTGGAAATGTATACCCGCCCGCTAAACTTACAGGGTTTGTTGGGGGAATTACTTTAA
- a CDS encoding glutamine synthetase III family protein translates to MANFRFKALEIAQSRQALPVTPPAERVADFYGCNTFNQEVMRSLLSPEAYLKITQAIDTGGKIDRDIADEVANAMKSWAVNKGATHYTHWFQPLTGETAEKHDAFFDITLEGKAIEKFKGGALVQQEPDASSFPNGGLRNTFEARGYTGWDPSSPAFLMDNGAGGKTLCIPSVFISYTGEALDYKTPLLKALLAVDKAATAVCQYFDRNVTKVTPTLGPEQEYFLIDKALFYARPDLVMAGRTVFGHSPARGQQLEDHYFGTIPPRVNAYMVDFEFEAMKLGMPVRTRHNEVAPGQFEVAPTFEEVNLAIDHNALLMDLMEKVAERHNFKVLFHEKPFAGINGSGKHNNWSMGTDTGVNLLAPSSKPKESLRFLTFLVNVVKAVHDNADLLRASIASAGNEHRLGANEAPPAIVSVFLGESLTKALEDLETKSEVIVNKGDNVYYKLGLNRIPSLLRDNTDRNRTSPFAFTGNKFEFRAVGGGANSASTMTVLNTIVADQLIKFKQDLDARLANGEKKELAIVDILKAYYSSTKRILFEGNGYSDEWVEEAERRGLSNIKSSPEALGVYVKPESIELFERVGVMNHREVESRYEIELEKYIKKVQIESRVIGDLALNHVVSTALKYQNNLAQTAKALVDIGLEAEAEPVKDIIREISTRVQSIKSGVEEMTEARKKANNLGDTAETAKLYATEIKDFFEKIRYHVDKLELIIDDEDWPLVKYREMLFVK, encoded by the coding sequence ATGGCTAACTTTCGTTTTAAAGCCCTTGAAATTGCACAAAGCCGTCAGGCGCTGCCGGTAACTCCCCCGGCAGAGCGCGTGGCTGACTTCTATGGTTGCAATACGTTCAACCAGGAAGTTATGCGTTCATTACTTTCTCCAGAAGCATACCTGAAAATTACGCAGGCGATTGATACCGGCGGAAAAATTGACCGGGATATTGCCGATGAGGTCGCCAATGCGATGAAATCATGGGCGGTAAACAAAGGGGCTACTCACTACACCCACTGGTTTCAGCCACTAACGGGCGAAACAGCTGAAAAACACGACGCCTTCTTCGATATTACTCTTGAAGGCAAAGCCATCGAGAAATTCAAAGGCGGCGCGTTGGTACAGCAAGAGCCGGATGCATCATCATTCCCAAATGGTGGTCTACGGAATACGTTTGAAGCCCGGGGTTACACAGGTTGGGACCCTAGCTCACCTGCCTTCCTGATGGACAACGGCGCCGGTGGAAAAACACTTTGCATTCCTTCAGTCTTCATTTCTTACACGGGTGAAGCACTTGATTATAAAACACCATTGTTGAAAGCCCTTTTAGCAGTGGATAAGGCCGCAACGGCCGTTTGCCAATATTTTGATCGGAACGTAACGAAAGTAACGCCAACACTCGGGCCAGAGCAAGAATACTTCCTGATTGACAAAGCGTTGTTCTACGCTCGTCCAGACTTGGTGATGGCGGGCCGGACCGTGTTTGGTCACTCGCCAGCGCGTGGTCAGCAATTGGAAGATCACTATTTCGGAACCATTCCTCCGCGCGTAAATGCCTATATGGTCGACTTCGAATTTGAAGCCATGAAACTGGGAATGCCCGTTCGGACGCGTCACAACGAAGTTGCTCCCGGTCAGTTTGAGGTAGCACCTACTTTTGAAGAAGTTAACCTGGCGATTGACCACAACGCCCTGTTGATGGACTTAATGGAAAAAGTGGCAGAACGCCATAATTTCAAAGTGCTGTTCCACGAAAAACCATTCGCTGGCATCAACGGTAGCGGTAAGCACAACAACTGGTCGATGGGTACAGATACAGGCGTGAACCTGCTGGCACCTAGCTCGAAGCCAAAAGAAAGCCTGCGCTTCCTGACCTTCCTGGTGAACGTGGTGAAGGCTGTGCATGACAACGCCGATCTGTTGCGCGCCAGCATCGCTTCAGCCGGTAACGAACACCGTCTGGGTGCTAACGAGGCACCACCGGCTATCGTATCCGTTTTCTTGGGTGAGTCGTTGACAAAAGCACTGGAAGATCTGGAAACAAAATCAGAAGTAATTGTAAACAAAGGCGATAACGTTTATTACAAACTGGGCCTGAACCGGATTCCTTCGCTGTTGCGTGACAACACGGACCGGAACCGGACTTCGCCGTTTGCTTTCACGGGTAACAAATTTGAATTCCGTGCCGTGGGTGGTGGAGCCAACTCTGCTTCGACCATGACCGTATTGAATACGATTGTTGCCGATCAGCTGATCAAATTTAAGCAGGATCTGGATGCCCGTCTGGCTAATGGCGAGAAGAAAGAACTGGCCATTGTTGACATCCTGAAAGCTTACTACTCAAGCACAAAACGAATCCTGTTCGAAGGAAACGGTTACTCGGATGAGTGGGTTGAAGAAGCCGAAAGACGTGGTCTGTCAAACATCAAATCGTCGCCGGAAGCACTGGGTGTTTACGTGAAACCTGAGTCGATCGAGCTTTTCGAGCGCGTGGGCGTCATGAACCACCGCGAGGTTGAATCACGCTACGAAATCGAGCTGGAAAAATACATCAAAAAAGTGCAGATTGAGTCGCGCGTAATTGGTGATCTGGCCCTGAACCACGTTGTTTCTACTGCATTGAAATACCAGAATAACCTGGCGCAGACAGCTAAAGCACTGGTTGACATTGGTTTAGAAGCGGAAGCGGAACCTGTAAAAGATATTATTCGTGAAATTTCAACGCGCGTTCAGTCGATCAAGAGCGGCGTAGAAGAAATGACCGAAGCCCGCAAGAAAGCCAATAACCTCGGTGATACGGCGGAAACAGCTAAATTGTACGCTACTGAAATCAAGGATTTCTTCGAGAAAATTCGCTACCACGTTGATAAACTGGAGCTTATTATTGATGACGAAGATTGGCCTTTGGTTAAATACCGCGAAATGTTATTTGTGAAGTAA
- the mtaB gene encoding tRNA (N(6)-L-threonylcarbamoyladenosine(37)-C(2))-methylthiotransferase MtaB: MKKVAFYTLGCKLNFSETSTIARLLEQQGFQRVEFNQQPDVFIINTCSVTENADKKCRKIVREAQKINPDGYVAILGCYAQLKPQEIAEIPGVDVVLGAAEKFRLHELIPTFEKEPTGRARVFNSPIEEAIDYHASYSLNDRTRTFLKVQDGCDYPCSYCTIPLARGRSRSDSVANVVRAAQEIAQRGVKEIVLTGVNIGDFGLQNDQRVETFFDLVKALDEVEGIERFRISSIEPNLLTDEIIAFVAQSKRFVPHFHVPLQSGSNKVLAFMRRRYRRELYANRVAKIKELMPHACIGVDVIVGHPGETEEEFKETYLFLNELEISYLHVFTYSERANTHALAIKPVVPGNLRADRSKMLHILSDKKRRAFYESQLGRKATVLFEEDADRADTQNGLMQGFTENYVRVTAKYDPLLINETKQVRLTEINSDGHVEVEDLDELVLHH, encoded by the coding sequence ATGAAAAAAGTTGCCTTCTATACGTTAGGTTGTAAACTGAACTTTTCAGAGACTTCCACCATTGCCCGACTGCTTGAGCAGCAAGGCTTTCAACGGGTGGAATTTAACCAGCAACCCGATGTATTCATTATAAACACCTGTTCCGTTACTGAAAACGCGGACAAAAAATGCCGGAAAATTGTTCGTGAAGCCCAAAAAATCAATCCAGATGGCTACGTCGCGATTCTGGGTTGTTATGCGCAGCTAAAGCCCCAGGAAATCGCTGAAATTCCGGGTGTCGATGTCGTTTTGGGTGCCGCCGAAAAATTTCGCCTGCACGAATTGATTCCTACGTTCGAAAAAGAACCGACCGGACGAGCGCGGGTTTTCAACTCACCAATTGAAGAAGCCATTGATTACCACGCCTCCTACTCCTTGAATGACCGCACGCGTACTTTTCTGAAAGTGCAGGATGGCTGCGATTACCCTTGTTCGTACTGCACCATTCCCCTGGCCCGTGGCCGCAGCCGGAGCGATAGCGTTGCGAATGTGGTACGGGCAGCGCAGGAAATTGCGCAAAGAGGCGTTAAAGAAATCGTTTTGACGGGGGTTAATATCGGTGACTTTGGTTTACAGAATGATCAACGCGTCGAAACCTTTTTTGACCTTGTTAAAGCGTTGGATGAGGTTGAAGGCATTGAGCGTTTCCGAATTTCTTCCATTGAGCCGAATCTATTGACTGACGAAATCATTGCTTTTGTGGCTCAATCGAAGCGCTTCGTGCCTCATTTCCACGTGCCTTTGCAGTCAGGGAGCAATAAAGTCTTGGCTTTTATGCGTCGCCGCTATCGCCGGGAACTGTACGCCAACCGCGTTGCTAAAATTAAAGAATTGATGCCCCACGCGTGCATTGGCGTGGATGTGATCGTTGGGCACCCCGGCGAAACTGAAGAAGAATTTAAGGAAACCTATCTCTTTTTAAATGAGTTAGAGATCTCTTACCTGCACGTTTTCACGTACTCAGAACGAGCCAACACCCACGCCCTGGCCATTAAACCAGTGGTACCCGGCAACCTACGCGCTGATCGGTCCAAAATGCTTCATATTTTATCTGACAAAAAACGCCGGGCCTTTTACGAATCCCAACTAGGCCGGAAAGCTACCGTGTTATTTGAAGAAGATGCCGATCGGGCCGATACCCAAAATGGTCTGATGCAGGGCTTTACGGAAAATTATGTTCGTGTCACGGCCAAATATGATCCCCTGTTGATTAACGAAACCAAGCAGGTACGCCTTACCGAGATCAATAGCGATGGTCACGTAGAGGTAGAAGACCTGGATGAGCTTGTTCTTCACCATTAA